The genomic window TTACAAAGTAAAGGACTGCAATTACTTAAGCTCTTTAATAACCCACATTCATAACCTTCCCATTTCCGTCATCTGATGACCATACCTCAACGCTAAGATTGCGGTACATTTTTCTGGTGAAGCATTTTCTTAAAATCCTTGGAGGTCGATTCCAAAATTTGATATTGCTCTTAAAGCTAGTCAATTATGCGCAGAATTTCTCTAAAAGAACCACTCAAATTATGAATTAATTCTCATACACTTTGTTCAGTGTAATAGCCTGGAGCTACCTCACGCAATTAGTAAAGGTTCTCACGTCATTAGTTCAGAGCAACTTAGTCAGTCGTCTTTCGGTGGTAGTTTTCGTTTGAGTGTATTGAACTTGTGGTTAGGAAGAAATCGTGATGAACACGAAATATTTGTGCTTCAGTGATATCTTTGTTTGTCCGTTTGTTTGCATTCCTACTCTTCTCAAGAAGCCGTCTGTGTCAAAATATCTCACAACTTTGGCTTTCCGGcgaattattaaaaaaattcccttaATATTGTGGATGATCGTCAGCagcgaaaaggaaaaaactttaaCGGATatagtataaaaaaaaaaactgacacaCACAGCATGGATTTGGAGAAATTATCGGATTATGGCCATAAAAAATCGTGGACTAATTTTTCACCTTCCGTAACACGCCGATTGTGAGTTTGTGTTTATTTAGAATTTCCTACTTCCTTTGCGTGTTGTCTGAGCACATGTCTAAGAACTATCTCCGCCATGGCGCTATACTAGTTGTATGGCTATGCACTGTCTGTTCCCTTCAAAGAATTAACACATTCCCTCAGAATTTAATGTGTGACTGATCAAGTGAATAAAACAAGGGAAATCTAACTACCCGGCCTTCAGGTTTTCGTGTTGGTGGTTTTTAATTAGATACCCTCTTTTTCGGGCCAACGGAGGCTAAAATCGATATTAAGGATGTCGAGCTATGTTAGGGCTGAATAACTCGGGTATAAACGTCCCTTGTCAGAAGTGCACAGGATTACCGGCGCTGAGGACATGCACGAAACGTTAAGGTAAATTCTTATTTATTCCAGCcttatttgaattgtttttagtAACACTACACAGTTTTTATTCTtctaaatttcaaattctttttcatcTGATTCAATTCTGTTGATAAGCCAGAGATCCTTCAGGCCATGTCATGTCATTTATTACGCTTAGACGGAGAGACTATTTACTAATCACTGTGTCAATTTGATTGCTTTATGAAGCATGCGATTTCTCGGCGTCAAGGAATCTTTTTCTTGTTATATTCTCTCAACATCTGAGGGTCCAATATGCAGTGTCCAGTCGGGAAGCTTTTTATAAACAATTGGACAGTAATTTCTTCGAAAGGAATGTTTATTAAATTCGCACGTGGACAAGTCAGCATATAGCTGCGGGCAAATACAAGTCAATTAGTCGGCCACAAAATAACAGTCCAACTAAAGTGCTTCCTAATTCAAATTCACTCGCGAACATAATCACAACTCCTTAATTTGGCTTTTGCTGCAAAGTGTATATGCGGTCTTAACTCAGCTACCGGATAAACTAGGAAACTTTTCAAAGGCATTTATTACATCAACTATTTTAATTTCCTGCAAGAGGATGtatgttttaattcaacctAAAAGGTAAGGCAATGACTCTAAAAGGAATAACAAGAGTTTCACGTGTATCGGCAAAAACTTTTAGGTGCTAAATGATAAGACTGAGATTACTTTTAGAACAAAACGTTGCATTTGGCGCGGATAGCTATTGATTCGCTTTGTAGTCAAATTGTTTTAACAGAATGAGTTGTAGCGCGTAGAAGCAAACTATCAACAAATGATATGTTACACGTGAAACTTTTTCAGTTCGTCATCATAAGTATATTGTTACTATTTAAATGTGTCTTCAAGCATCAATATTCGTATGCGACCATCTTTCAAAGATCGAAAAAAATCATGAATCGGCAATAACCCACGATCTTAAACGTTGGTCATTTCAAATACACCCCACTATCTTCCTTGCTCTCTTCTCTTTATGCGCTAAGGTAGGCCAGAACGTTTGCCTGTATAGGCAAGTGTCTACATCAGCTGAGTACCAGGTAGAAAAACTATGAGAAGGGCATATTCTTAGCGGGTGAAGATCTCACAGTCTATAGTGCTTGCAGTCGCGGTTTTAAGGTGATCTTATCAGCGCTATATACTTAATGTGTCCTTGCTAATATTAACCATTTGCGAGTTAAGATATGGTAACCGCATCAAGAGTTTAAAGTGTGCTCATAAGAGCCCATTCTCctgtttgaaatgaatttatttGTCCAGTTAAGCAAATTTGTGCGCAAAATAAATTCAGAAAGCTCAGATTGATGATAGTCGAAAACATGTGAAAAGACAGAGAAAGGATatctaaaagaagaaaaaaaaagttgaaaggaGAATATTATGCAATAAGTAATTAGCTTGGTAACGATGATGAACTGCGATTGTCACAAAAAGGGCAGGCGTCCAAAAGTCGGCTTTCATTCTAGCACATTCGCGGATGTGTAACAGGCTAGTGGTTTTCAAATGTCTTTCGGCATCCACTAAACTCTTTGTAATTCAGAAAACTCATATATAGTTTTCTACCCAATTCGTCAAAGCCATTGTTTCTCGTCCAATCCAGTTCGATGCCTAAACCATGCAAGCCACGTGACTTAACCGCGCTTTCATCACGGCAACAGATCTTAATAGACTTCTAATTGGCTCAAAAGGAGGCTATTTGCGGCTCGTGTGATGGTTTATTATAGAAACCCACTTTGTTATATCATTAAACAAATCTTATTATATAtgtctttgaaaattatttggaaaaaagataaCCTCATATCATTGCACTTTCTAGTTTGTCGCTAAGTTGACAGCTGACAAAAATTTACAAGCCAGAATGGAAAGAATGTTGCTCCTATATGCGAGCCGTGTTCTCGCCGCTTTAATCCTGAAGATCTTTGATCGAATGAGTAAGACCTAATCAAACGAGCTTATACTTCAATGGAATCTGATACGAATTGCGCTTAACAAGGAGCATAGTGCTCGCAATCTTAAGTTGTTCAATCGATAAGAGGTCAAACTCGACACAATAGGACCATACGATAAACTACATGTTGACTGCTTGAGCCGGAAAATCCGCCTAAAAGTCCTTGACTCTCGGTCAGCGCTGATCTTAGTTAATTGAATATCAAATAGCTCGATCGAAAATAAGATCCTATTCATGGTCAAGAATTGTATTTTTACCAGTATGCTGTTCtaatctttcaaatttttttttctcaataatcGGTTTAATAGACTTTAAGGCTATAAACGTCTCTTGATTACTGTGGTTTCTCACACGCGGGAAATGCTTTCTGTTCCATCCCGTAAGTGGCATTTACCCTGAATGACACCTGTTGGAATCATCACTCTCGACGGAAATATCGATCTTTCAGATATTACCGTTTGAGATTCTGTGGTTATCCTGGGATAAATTCACGTCAGCGCAAAATTTTCAATGGGAAGTCGGCGGAGAATTTGACAGAAACGTTCAATTAGGTGGTGAGGTCGCTGAAGCTTGAAATATTTCACGCCCATAAAGATAGCTCTTCGGACCGCCTCTCATGCTTTTTATTGCCCATTGGTGTTTGTCTCAAAACTACAACTATAAACTGAAACTCTGGAAATTTTAAGCAAGGTTTTTCTACCTGTTTTAGATCGCAAAAACGTAAGTGATATTTAGGGGCTCGCCGGTGATGACTGTCGTGCAATCTGTGTGACTGATTTCAGATTCTTTGATGACGTAAATGTCAGTCGCTTAGTCCGGCGCTCCGTTGGTTCCAGTTACTATTTTAACAGTAAATATTTTGCCGCAAATGTTTATTGATGTATTTTGTTGTTAAGTTGTTCCCATATTGTATTGGTGAGTATTTCTTATCATCCCTACCATCTAGAAACTTTAGTTGCAGCGAACACTGAAATCACTCCCTCAACCAAGGGTAAAATGTCGTTGATAACattgtttaaaatgtttctttaatgctCCTCGCAATATTCctgcaataaaaatttttaatgatcttCTTTTAATTGAATGCACAAATATTGTGTTGAAAAATCTGTACTGCCCTATCATCATCATGATACTGTTTAAAACACATTGAATCCGAGTGGATCTCATCAATACTTCGTTGTATCCAGCATCCGTGCAAAACAATGTAAGTTCCGACAAAGCACTTATGTTCCCAACATCTCATCGTGCGCATATCGGAAGATGCCTAAGTTGATAAAActctctttttcagaaaaatgatcGACGGTGGAGAACATGATGCCTCCACGCATCCACAGAGAAAAGCAAACATAATTTCCTTTCTGCTCTTCTGGTGGACAAACGATTTGTTCAAAACTGGAAACCAGCGCCCTTTAGAACAATCCGACTTCTGGCCGTTGCACGAAGAAGATACAACTTCTGAATTGACAAAACAGCTTCAGTCACAGTGGATGAAAGATCTCAACGACCACAAACTAACTGAAAAAGAACCCAAATTGTGGAAAAGTGCTTTGAAAGTTCTCTCTCTTAAGGACCTGTTAGTAATTTCCTTTGCTGGGCTGATAGACTCCGTGGGTCGATTTCTACAACCTTTTTTCCTGGGGGTATTTATTTCTACACTTATGTCGGATAGGCCAGAAAGAAGTCTGCTTTGCGGGTGCGCTGTATTGATGCTGATAATTGTAGTGATGAAAAGTGTCGCTGTACATCATAGTAGCTTCAAACTGTACGTAATTGGCATGCGAATGAAGGCGTCTCTCAAGGGAGTCATCTTTAAAAAGGTTAGTGACCTCACCAAAATCtcgaaaaataaagaaagaaagggttGACCATTCAGTTTATTGAAGAGAGTATTTCTTCAGGCGCAGCCTATCTTCCAGAGAGAAAGATCTGTCAAATTTGCACCAAATGAGAGAAATTCGTATTTGAATGGGAAGGAAATTAGTTATATCAATCAGTTGTAATAATTAGCTGTtctttgtttattctcatcttGATTCATTTTGCTGTTGCCATATACGAGAGTCAAGTGCCCTCCTCTTCCAGTTTATGGGAACTGATGATAAACAGAAAAAGAGGACTTAAGGTTGTctaacaacaaaagaaactgtgaGATTTAGGTTGTGGAGTCGTCTGGCCCTGGTTCGGACGTGAACCCAAAGAGGGCCGACCCATTTTGTGAGGAACTAACCAACTGCAGTTATAACGTGTAAATAATGGACGGAATGATAAGTGACGTTATTTTTCAAGCGAATACGTTATTTTGAATCCAGGCGTACAGACGTTTTAGCTAATGGAATAAATGACACGTGGCTAAAATTAAGGTTCTATCGAGAAGCATATTGATGAAcatttttttagagaaaatatACTTCAATTTAACACCTTCGCGTTTTTCCTTGACCGGTTAGTACATTATTGTCCGGAAACccaaaaaccaaattttgaagaaGTACTGCTTTTTACCGGAAGGATGACTACGAAAGATTGCTAAAGCTTCTCGCCAAATATATCACGCCTAAAATGAATGAATCGAATACTAATCGATCACACCACTCAGTAAACATCATGTAATCAAGGTGCTACTTGTTTGTTTGCCGGGAAAGGATGAACATgcaaatatatcattttaatatttcatcCAGACAGAAAGAGTTCGTCTCGACAGGACATTGTTACCATCAATTCCGTGTTTTCCGGAATTTCCGATTCATTCGCAACGGAATGTTCTGTGTAAATTTAGCTTATTGCTGTAGTATGAGGTCTTCTGAAAGATTTTTGGAGGAGTTCCATCAGTCAATAACGGCACGGCAAGATAAAAGAGCATTTCTTTCCGGATAACTTCGGTTTTGTGTGCATCAAAATGCGGCAGAGGGAAATCACATTCcgcagagaaaaaaaacccatgGCAGGATAATAACTAGTCCAGCTGTGCAAGCCAGAGTTAtaagaatacaaaataacaTGCTCTAAGATTAACAAATTCAATTAAGTTCAAGCAGATCTAAGTTTTAAGTAGGGATTATTGAAAAACCATATTTATATACTTTGGAATCCTCTTTGAGGTTAACAACTTGATTGGAAGTGACAGCTTTTGCAACATCTTGATTTTCGATGTGATACAAGTGGATTTAAAATACATTAAGAGGCAACTGAGATTGAGTGAGggtttgaaatgcaaattttgtttatACTGTGAATTCTCCCACGTAGTCTGTGGTCTTGTCTGTTTATTGAAAACTTCCGTCGCAATGATGAATCATTGTGGTGACAATTTACACCTTATCGATCAACATCTTAAAGCGTTTCATTCGAATTTTCTACTATCCTAGATTCTACAACTAAGCCAACACACGCTAAACGACTTTACCAAAGGTCACGTGGTCGATCTGGTGTCCAATGACGTTCAAAGAATGGAACAAGCTGCCAGGCAATTCTTCCGCCTTCTCGTCGCCATCTTTGATGTTTGTGTAGTGGTACCTTTGTTATGGTACTTCATAGGTTGGCAGGCATTAACGGGGATCATCTTCTTATTTCTTCTCGTACCGTTTGGTGGCTACTTGACATACCTGTCAGGAAAGCTTCGCCTGCAGACCGCTGTCATCAGTGACCGACGAATAAATCTCATGACTGAAATAATCGCTGGGATACGTGAAGTTAAAACCCATGGGTGGGAATGGTTTTTCAGAGATCATGTTAAGGAAGCTCGGAGGTTAGTGGAAAGAATCAAATCAAATGGGAAATCTTCGATCAGTGTCTCACTACAAATTCAATTAAGGGGAATGAAATTCCAATAAGCAGGCTACGTGACACTATCAAAGTTCAAACAAAGGAGACTCGTGTACGTATCGATAGAGCTGAGTTAAGCGCTATACAAAAGTTTTCCTTCGTCatgtaaatcttaaaatatGCCATTTTTTCTATTGCCAAGTTCCCTAGTTAAAAAACTGACACGCCTTTCTTAACAATTGGACTGTTGCTGTAGACGGCGTTTGCCAGTAAGATGACTTGACAAGGACCCTTTGCCTGGAAATTGTAATTGTTCAAAGGAAGGTTCTCCTTTGGCAATGAGTTTTCCTTGACagatttcattgaaaaatttctttagttAAACGGTAGTCagaaaatagttttcttttcattggcGATGTCAACTGACTTGGAGAGGCGTTAGTATTAGCACGAGTTTAAAACAACGACGTACGAAAAACTTGCTTTGTGTTGATGTAAATCATAGCGAAAGCAGGATTAACCTTAGCCAGAGTACATGGTATCCTGTAGTACACATGGGATATCTAATTCTCCTCCTGTAACCTGCATGAAAGTCTCATACATCCTCTTTACATACTCTTCTTTGCAGGAAGGAGATGAAGGTAATTCGTTGCAAGAGCGTCCTCCTATCATGTGCAATTTCTCTTATGTATACCTCGGGGATTGTAGCTTCCTTCATTTCTCTGTTGACCCTCGCTCTTTGTGGCCATCACTTAACACCGTTCATCGTTTTCACTCTCTTGTCCATTATCAACGTTCTTCGTAACAGCGCACTGAGGTCCATAGGGGAAGGAACAATGTTCGTTTACGAGGCTTACGTATCATTTCAAAGGATACAAGAATTTCTGATGCTACAAAACCTATGCAGTTTGACTGATGTAAAACCGTTAACCAAATTAACGAAAAATGcaattccttttgaaaatgaagaatttgaagaTATCATCAACGAGCTCGCATGTTTTGAAGAGTCATTGAAGAAATCTAATGACATAAATATCTATAGAGATGatcttgaaagtaaaaataaacataatcttcttgaaataaagaatctggaaaaaaatcaatctgaAAAAGCACGAATAATCAAAGACGAAGACTTGAAGGGAAAGCCTGAGAAAACGATGGTCAAATTATCCAATGTGACTTGTAAGATTGATTCCAATAAGTGCTCGGTAAAGTCAATCTATTTGGAAGCAAACAACGATCACTTTGCTATCATAACTGGTCCAGTGGGCAGTGGAAAATCAACATTACTATCTATAATTACGGGAGAGATTCCAGTCACTGATGGACATGTCCAGTGTTGCGGGACAATTGCTTACGTACCGCAGGTTCCTTGGGTCTTCTCTGGTACCCTGCGAGATAACATCTTGTTTGGTCGACCATTTGATGTCGAAAAATACGTCCGAACCATCAGAGCTTGTGCATTAGAAGATGATATTGAAAGATTTCCTGATAAAGACCAAGTGGTTATTGGAGAGCGAGGCGACACGTTAAGCGGTGGTCAGCGCACTCGCATCAGTTTGGCTCGTGCTGTGTATGCTGATTGTGATATTTACCTGCTGGATAATCCACTCTCAGCTGTCGATGCTAATGTTGGCAATGACATCTTTAATCATTGTATTCTTGGCGTTTTATCTAACAAACTTCGTCTTATGGTTTCTCATCAAGAGTCCCACATGAAGTTCGCAGATGAAATCATTGTTTTGCATAGTGGCTCAGTGATCGATCGAGGAACTTTCTCAGAACTCAATGAAAAAGAAGCACTGACAGACATTCTAGACcctgaaaacaaaagtttccatgaaactttttttgaagAGCTTATCACAAAAAATACCAAAGTACATTGTTCCGACAATAAGCAAGTCAAAAGCATACAAATCCCAGACGAAGACCGCATGACTGGAACAGTGTCCTGCAAGCGTTACTGGGATTATTTAACGGCAGGAGTACATCCAATCCTTTTAGGTGGCATGGCCTTAATGTTCCTTCTTTGTCAAGGTAAGGAACTTCGCTAAGGTTCTTCTGTCTCTTTAATCCGTTTTAATCTTCGCCATCCTTATATCTCTTTGGTTCTTTCTTGCctctttatcttttttgttcCTGAAACACGATTATTTCATAGCTTTACTCTGTGTAAATGCCGTTCTCCAAGACTCTTAATACGACTAAAACTATCGCAACGTAGCCTCCTTTAGAAGGACGGCAGCAAACCTTTGGTGCCGATTATTTGGTTATTTGGTGAGAAATCGACTAATTCCTTCTTAACAAATgtgttaataacgtaaattggctacgGTAAAGAGTTTCAGCCCCTCGTCTGGGCGAAAAACaaacgaagagctaacgctcgaaacgtcagctttgaaactcttcacggtggcgaatttacattatcaactcagttgataaaacaaaattatcttgatcACATTTCAGTTTCCTACATCAGTGCTGCAAGTTTGCAGTTATAGATACTCTGTAAATAGAAGCATGAAATAGACACAAAACTCGCTTCGTCGATAGTGTTCGCTTAGTTAATGGTCTATCGATTTGAACTGCTCTAACATTTCATATTCACTGCTTTCAGGAGTCATGATTTCACCGGACCTATGGCTTTCCTTTCTTACAAGACTCCCTAGAGAAGACCAGACAGACAGAATTAACATTGGAATCTACGCCAGTTGTGTCACTGCAGCTGTTATCCTTGCGACAATTCGAGCTTACATGTTCTTCCAGGTGGTACTGAGATCCTCAGAGAGCCTTCACGATGACATGGTGACAGCCCTCCTAAAAGCACCGGTGTTATTTTTTGACTCGAATCCAATCGGCAGAATCCTTAATCGATTTTCTAAAGACATCGGCTGCATGGACGAAGTTCTGCCGAAGACATTTCTGTTTGCAGTCCAGTTGGTGTTGTTCGTCTTGACTGCAGCTCTCGTTCCATTAATCGCAAATGCGTGGCTGGCAGCAGTTGTTGTTCCTATCATCATACTGTATGTTTACATTGCAAGGTACTTCATGAAAACCTCTAGAGAACTTAAGAGGCTAGAATCTGTGTGCCGCAGTCCTGTGTTGTCACATATCTCGGAAACATTAGATGGTTTGGACACCATTCGTTCCCGTGGAAGACAACGCGAGTTTGCTGATCAATTACACAGGTAACA from Pocillopora verrucosa isolate sample1 chromosome 8, ASM3666991v2, whole genome shotgun sequence includes these protein-coding regions:
- the LOC131779956 gene encoding ATP-binding cassette sub-family C member 4-like, whose protein sequence is MIDGGEHDASTHPQRKANIISFLLFWWTNDLFKTGNQRPLEQSDFWPLHEEDTTSELTKQLQSQWMKDLNDHKLTEKEPKLWKSALKVLSLKDLLVISFAGLIDSVGRFLQPFFLGVFISTLMSDRPERSLLCGCAVLMLIIVVMKSVAVHHSSFKLYVIGMRMKASLKGVIFKKILQLSQHTLNDFTKGHVVDLVSNDVQRMEQAARQFFRLLVAIFDVCVVVPLLWYFIGWQALTGIIFLFLLVPFGGYLTYLSGKLRLQTAVISDRRINLMTEIIAGIREVKTHGWEWFFRDHVKEARRKEMKVIRCKSVLLSCAISLMYTSGIVASFISLLTLALCGHHLTPFIVFTLLSIINVLRNSALRSIGEGTMFVYEAYVSFQRIQEFLMLQNLCSLTDVKPLTKLTKNAIPFENEEFEDIINELACFEESLKKSNDINIYRDDLESKNKHNLLEIKNLEKNQSEKARIIKDEDLKGKPEKTMVKLSNVTCKIDSNKCSVKSIYLEANNDHFAIITGPVGSGKSTLLSIITGEIPVTDGHVQCCGTIAYVPQVPWVFSGTLRDNILFGRPFDVEKYVRTIRACALEDDIERFPDKDQVVIGERGDTLSGGQRTRISLARAVYADCDIYLLDNPLSAVDANVGNDIFNHCILGVLSNKLRLMVSHQESHMKFADEIIVLHSGSVIDRGTFSELNEKEALTDILDPENKSFHETFFEELITKNTKVHCSDNKQVKSIQIPDEDRMTGTVSCKRYWDYLTAGVHPILLGGMALMFLLCQGVMISPDLWLSFLTRLPREDQTDRINIGIYASCVTAAVILATIRAYMFFQVVLRSSESLHDDMVTALLKAPVLFFDSNPIGRILNRFSKDIGCMDEVLPKTFLFAVQLVLFVLTAALVPLIANAWLAAVVVPIIILYVYIARYFMKTSRELKRLESVCRSPVLSHISETLDGLDTIRSRGRQREFADQLHRYQDVHNQAYFMVLAATRWLGIRLDLLSAILIGAVALAAALFCHDNALVGLAFVYVFETSHFTQVSVQQSCEVENLMTSVERVMAITKLEPEMGYDTPTEKPKQWPSNGDIKFTELSLTYYPEGPAVLKKIIMYIEGHSKVGVVGRTGSGKSSIVSALLRMPEAEGSITVDGVELTSLNLQDSRSCISVLSQNPVVFSGSLRMNLDPLEEHSDVDLWDALETVQLKTLVENFQGKLDHTMTNKGANLSVGEKQLVCLARVLLQGSKIVVLDEPTAHVDPKTEQIIHQTIHEKLKNSTVITIAHRLKTIEECDKIVQLNDGQLVVESCYV